The DNA window AGTGACGATCAAGTCATTTCCATCACGAGTAAACTCAGAGTGGGGTTTTTCATCAACAATGAAGACAACATCAGCAGGTGTTACATTTGGTCTTTCGTTCCCTTTCTCTTCAAAAGTGATCTCCGTGCCTTTCTTCCAACCAGGCTTCGTGTCAATGGTTAGAATCTCCTCTATTTCCCTGGTCAAGCTGCGCTCCATcccacaaaaaagaaagagcacaaGAAACACCATTAACAAAGCTCTTGGACCTTTCAGAAGacagtaaaatgataaaaaaaaataactatctcACACAAATCTTTGACAACAGGAAAGCATATCAAGTCCAGGACCAGTTGATCAGAGTCAACATGTTTGATCAAAACTACAGAATGGCAGTTGAACATAAAACGGGACCGAAATGGTGATGTTTAGGACACTTACCCCCTTCGATCAGCTACTTGTCTAGTTATTTTTACCGTCTTGGTAGCCCCTTGATAAAGCTCTTCAAGACTACAAGACAGGGTGTGCTTAATTGCAGGATCTTTTCCAGGAGCACTAACCACGACACTTTCTTCAAAAGATCTAACGATACCATCACCATCTCTGTTATTGGAGAACTCTGTTCCTTTCCTGTTTTGATTTGGGCTATTAAACCCGAAAGATTCAGCAAGACggtaaaaataacttgaaaagattcctcttttgttttcaaaagaTTCATCATCTGCTGCCCTACTATGACTAGTCATGTCGTTGATAGAAGGTGGATGAAAGAAAGGCACAGAGAACTGTTCTAGCCCAGTGTAATGCAACTGCTCTACTTATAGGAAAAGTAATTGTCCTACGTAGCTAGCATACTTCAAGTTGTGGAAAAATTGAAGCATAGTGTTTGGCTTACAGATGAAGAAAACTTAGTTCCGtactggaaaatagtttttttttaaaaataaattttaaaaaagtaaattccagaaaagtgaattattttctaatgttaggtagtgtaatgaaaaataagttagaaaacactttccagtgtttggttatgtcagaaaagtatttttttattataatttaaaaaacataggttttttaaaaatacatgtttaattaatattattggtgaaaatttatatatgtaaagcatatattcataaataaagaCAGTATTTGACATTGTGCtagcgattattttttaaagtattttttatttaaaaatatattaaaatgatatttttttatttttaaaaatttatttttaataccagcatattaaaataatctataaacacaaaaaaataatttttttaaaagagagtcATGGCCGCGTAAACAAATCACCCCAAAAAACAggttattttatcttatatacAACTAAGATTTGAAATGCAGTTGTGTATGGGtccaatacaaaaaacaaaagttatatAGCTAGCTTAATGGTTTTTTCCTCTATGGTTAAGCAAAAAAATAGAATCTATTACAATATCAAACGGTTTCTAAGTGcgtgtttgatattttaatgccagatgcttttcaaaaatatttttcacttgaaaatgcattaattttttttagcaatagtTCATCAAAACCATTAGAaagtactaaaaaaaatcaattttatgttttttcaagttaaaaatgcttttaaaacacACTCAAATACagcttcaaacacaaaaacaagcaGACAATAAGTGTTGTTTGAGATTAtggtaaaaattatgttttaaaatgatttttatttaaaaatatattaaaataatattttttttgttttagatgttagcacattaaaacgtttaaaaaaatatcaaatttttttaaaaaaaaaattcaaaaaacaattaccgtTCAACAACCACACCAAATAGACACTAAGTTGTGTAACCTAATTTTATGTTACTTTGGACTGAAGGAAGTAACAGTGAATCAATGGAACATTTAGTCACTAAATACATGCTAACAAAAGCAAATAAGCTAAGTATGCTTGATCTCCAAAGAGTAAAAAGAATTACTGATCTAGATGATACTATACTGatcattgatgattttattaGGCTCGATGCGCTGAAAACTGTCACGTTATTCTATAAGTTGATTCTGATGAATAAAATACTTtcatttgaagaaaatataCGTTGGTTGGATTCCACTACTCCCAAAACAAGGTGGTTGTGTGGATTTGGTTTTCATGGGTGAGATTCTGCATCTTACAGAATCACCATGGTTTTGTAATAGCACGTTTCTTGTTCTTGAAAggggaaataaagaaaaaagaatggttAGCACGGCTGATTTTAATCATGTCGTCTTCTTGTAGGAATCCACTCATATTCACCATCTTTGCATAAAGTTAATGGCACACTGTTCTGAactaaagagaaagaaaacaaggatgcaccaaaaatcaacaaaagctaattttaattgaaattgtaaCTGATAAGTTCCTCAGTACACCTTTAAGCACATCGATGTATTTAGAAAGATGGCATTCTTGCTCTGAAACAGAAACTACTAAAAACTGGGAGCGTATATAACAAGTTCTGTATCAAAAAGAACCAATCTAAATACTACGTTTTATGTAATTTGTATTTACAAAACTGCTCCATTTCTATGGAGTTGTGTTGTGCATTAAATATTGGCATTGATGTTCTCAGCCCAAGAGTTTTTTGATTCCTGCCTTCTGCCCTGCAGTGAACCTTGTTGGAAACTTGATGTTGAACTTGATCCTCAGATTTCCTCTCTTTGTTGGGTCCTTTTGGATTGGCATCCCTTCCCGTGGGACAACCTCCTCATAGTTTGGATCAATCACGGTGTTGATCGGAATGGTCAAATTCCTTCCATCCAAGGTGGTGAGATGGACAGTGTAACCTGTCAAGGCTTCAGCTAAGGGAATCTTCTGTGTGACAATCAAGTCGTTTCCATCACGAGTGAACACAGGGTGAggtttttcatcaataatgaaAACTAGATCTGCTGGTTTTGAATTCGGCTGCTCATTCCCTTTCTCAGGGAAGGTGATCTTTGTGCCCTTCTTCCAACCAGGCTTTATGTCAATGGTTAGAATCTCCTCCACTTGTATGGTCTTGCTGCACAAGAACAAAAGTGCAAGTTTAGTGAAATGATCTAGCAACTAATGCTCTGCGcataaacatcatcatcaaaaaaGCTCCAAGACTTTTACTAGATTGTGAATTGATCTGGCAACTAATCCCATGAATCGCTCACAACGGAGATCAAATTTCTTGTGTTGTGAGCATGGACAGCAAGTAAAATCCACGAAAACAACATGCATTTATTCTTTTGGTAGGCAGCACCTCCCATTAGGCCATTACATGTGGAAAATCAAAAGGGAAAAACTTGATGCTCAATTTGATAGGCAGAAACCCCTAGCAGAAATTTACACAAACTAAAAGGAACCATACTTCAGAAACAAACCTAGAGCAAGATAATTAATGTAAGAAGATATATACTTACCCACTTGCATCGACAATGTCCCTAgatatcttcattcttttggtAGCCCCCTTGTAAAGCTCCTCAAGACTACAAAGCAGCCTTTTCTCAATTGGAGGAGCTTTTCTAGGAACACTTTGATGCATTGACCCTCCACCTCCTTCACCAAAAGAACTAAAGATAGCATCACCAAACATCCCACCTGGGAACCTTGTCCCTCTCATGCCTCCACTGCCACCTCCCATCCCTCCAAATGGACCTGAAGACCCGAAAAATTCAGCAAAAATATCATCAGCGTTGCGGGGATTGAACCGAAATGTTGTAGGCCCATCTCCTGTGGAGAAGAATGAAGCTCCACCAGGACCAGCACCACCAGCACCAGGTGGTGGTACTTGCCCCTTTAGACCCTCTTCACCATATTGGTCGTACACTGCTCTTTTTTGTGGATCACTAAGGACCTGCATAAAAAACATTGAGTTTCAatacaaaatcaatcaaataaacaaTCTTCACTAGTAATTCCAATTTTACATAGAAAATTCCCCATGACATCAATGACTGAAAATCCAAGTTAATACTCCAAAGTTTCTATGTTGATAAACGCCATTAAAGATTGAAACTATGGTGTTGTTGACTTATAAGAACCAgataattataatgataatagtaACGAACACAATAAACTACAAATCCCAGAAATTTAACCATGAAATCCCAATAAAGATAGAAACTTTATTTTATCCAACATGAATAAAAGCCaacaaatttgaatattttctaATATGAAACAGAGAGTTCCTCAAgataacagttaaaaaaagcACAATAAACTACAAATCCAAGAATTTTAACCATGAAATCCCAGTAAGGAAAACATTTTtcgataaattaataaaagttcACAAATTTGAGCAAGATAATCCAATTTAACAACAAACCCAAATCCCAAAATTTAATCTTGAACTGTTAAAGGCAGGCAGGTACATACCTCATAAGCTTCAGAAATTTGCTTGAACTTTGCTTCagcttcttttttgttatttgggtTCTTATCAGGATGCCACTTCATGGCTAATTTCCTATAAGcttttttcaaatcatcatCTTTAGCAGTCTTATCAACTTGTAATATCTTGTAGTAATCCACTCCCATGGTGTTACTGCTacctcctctctttctcttcttcaccTTGCTGATCcttgtttttctaattcaaaaaataacagagattcaatttttcttttttcttttttgggtttttgattaTTTGAGAAACATGTTTAAAATAGAAACAGTGTGGTTGTTTATAGTTTAAAACAGAACAGTGTGGTTGTGTCTGGAACACTCTACACTGTTCTATTTTAAACTTCTTCTACTTCTAGTTTATACTCATTAACTCGCTACGcgcttttttaattgaaaaacttaattataaaattaaaatataatatatattggatatatttttttaaataataggataatatattgaataatatttttttaatattaaaatgttaatacattagatattaatatgttaaatttattacCCAGataataagataattataaacatataaaaattaaattaaaataatttataaaaacctaatcttaaaattaaaaataaaaataaaaaataatttgaatcaacttgaattatatttttttattttttggttaatagagttaattataactataactataatttagttttttacagtttatgaaaattaagtaattaatatttatagttttaaaaatcatatatttttaaatctattcataatataaaaaaaatagatcaataagaaataaatatttttttagaaggaAATAGTGTTATAAGCATGACTAATATTAATCAAATGactatttaaatgtttttcaagcTATAaggatttgttaattttttatactataagTCTTGCTAGCATTAACTTTaatatatcaagtttttttctagacaatcttaaataaatagtgttttaatatatattcagactagtgtttttataaaatcattttcccttccatttttttatatttaaatctaaGATGATAGTGTGAAAAATACTTAGATTGTGTTTAGttagtgttttatatataaaaaaaaaacatgtataaaaaaacataaaaaaaatctagttgaaAGGCAgagatataaataattttaaaataattttatattattttaaaacatgaaaaataaaaggatgtgTCCATTCTATCAAACCATCTCAATCTTTAACCAAATACACTATCTTATACCATGAGCAACACTCAAAACTGCTTGTCGCTTGCTCCATGATTGTTGGATGAGACCTAATTGCCTGGTTCGTTTACAAAATTATATGAATCAGCGATCATACAACTGGGGCATATTGTTGCATAAAGCAAGGTGGCCTGCAAATTAACAAATGCTAAATGTGATGGGCAATTGAGTGTTGCAATTGTGGTAGGACAAGACTCGATTGCAGTGTAGATTCGTATAgtgcttttttgttttctttttgacaTGTTACTTTTTTCATTTGATCTTTTTGTGTTGATCTATTTAGCAATTAATCTTGATATttcgtttctatttttttttgtttaagaacaTCCTATTCTAATTTTGAAGGATGTAATTTAATTGCTGATGTCTTAAATTTGTTCCTAGAAGTTACCAGTTCGAATCCCACAAACTTCAGAgtcactagaggcttatatgatcgttagCTTCAGGGtccatgaaattaattaaggtgTGCTAGAAACTGgctcggacacccacattaatctaaagaaacaaaatatctCGTTCTTGGTTTGTACTTATCATGTGAAAAATTTgataggttttttatttttaaagagatttGAACCAGAGGATTGAAATTGACACGgtgaaaaataaaggttgtaAAAGAAGGAAATAAGCATTGCAGACGCCACATTGTGAAGATTTAGCTCGCACGTGCCATCATGGCATAACAGGTATACCAAAATTATTTCAGAAACACCATGAAAGACAACTTTTGGAGGCAGAATGAGACCTCACACATCGCTCAAATAAGGCGAGACTCTTCACATAATGGCACGTGCAAGCGTCAACCTTTCTTCCTCCCTTTTATTCACTTTGGTACCTAATTTGATAATACCTCTTTAAATAAGCCATGGATCTCATTTAACCCGATCAATTTAATCCATGTTTCACTAATAACTTTGCAATTCAGACCACAATCTCATTCAATTTAACCTCTAATTCAAAAATGACTATTCAGCTAGGGAGTAATCTTACCTCACATGAGACAAGCcatcttcttttaatttagcCCATTCTTCTCCactaaatattcaatttaatatgattttcatTTGATCCAAGCCCAAATAAGCCCAAGTGATGATAAAATAGGAGAGGAGGGagtgaaatgaaaaggagaGTTGGTTGACTAGATAACACATTATGATAGTTTATATGACTTAGGTGAAGCATTTAACTTTTACCTTGGTGGACTACTAGAGCATTATGATTGTGTACATGACCTGGATCACACATTTTACATTTATCCTGGTTAATTGTTAGCGCTTTATGAATATGTATATGACTCAGGTCACATATTTAATGTTTATCCTGGTTGACAGCGTGTTATGTAATATATCACCgccttattattaaaaaaaaaataccattatatttttagtttgtgcCATATTTTTCTAGGTAATTCAAGTTGGCTTTTTACTTGCCAAATCAACTGGCTCGCATCATAGCAACTTTcatatgtttaatttaaaatttaacctaGGCAagcaatcaaatcaaaatttctCAAGATTTGTTCTTTGGCCAAATTTATTGATATAATCAATGTGTTCCACATGACctccttgttttttatatagattttttcatgATCAGTGAAGTTTAACTACCATCAACTTATATGTTATAGGTTTACATCATTTGTTAACAAAAAATACCCATGCATTCATTTGTTACACCTCGAATATGAACTCGCAGTGGAGCACATGCAGCAGAACTAAAGCACATGCAGCAGAACTAATCCTAAttctaaaaagaataaattgactataaattttttttttatttgttgaaacaAAACATGACTATCAATAACCTCGAATCATTGTTGTAGAACCTAGATCGGTTATGCCAGTTGACATGAGACTTAAACCAATctgggttaaagaaaaaatagaaaaaaaaaccctggtTAAGTTGTTCATAGACTCAGGTTGACTGATGTATTGTAAAGAATAAAGGAAATAacaaacaagagaaaaacaGTGATAATCTTTCCATGTTGAAGAAAATATACCATAACCATAACCAGTTTTGAAATTGATTGAGGGAGCTTTGATGAGATATGTTAGTTTAGAGGTGCATTGTATGGAACTGATACTGCAACATTATGAAGTTCCTTTGTCATAATCGATCAAAATCTTGCTTCTAGAAAGATGCATGGAAGCTGAGATTAcagatcaataaaattataatttaaaataaaaacttttccaCTCCATCTCATTAATTCCATCCTCATAGTAAGgatttttcttgtatatttgaTGTGAAGGagcatttctttaatttttcgttaacatgaaattaaaaaaatcgaaacaaatagaaaataatatgaagTGATCCAAAATTTTTTGGggctaataaattatataaattttgagaACCAcatacacaaatattttaaaaacctaagtgattctaaaaatatttatatggtcGATTATGTAATGCCTAATCAAACTTAAAATAGGTTAATTTTAGGAATTAAATTCAGAAACTTAGAAAATTGAACTATATGTAtcgtaataatattttaaaatgtgataattattgtttttcaaaatgtatttttttaaatatatcataataatattttttttatttttcaagtttatttttgacatcaacacatcaaaacaatctaaaatcataaaaaaaataatttaaaataaaaaaaaattcaataattttaaaaattattttttaaactaaaaaacaaacaccctctaaattaaattgatagcATATGTTTCAATGAGCCACGAAAccaataattttgaaagaaaaaaagccatTAAACCCACATTAGTAAGATAATGAAATCTTGAATTTCAAAAGCTTTTCCTATCACTATTTatctataaattattaaattccaAAGTTCGAAATGAGCATAAACAAGATAACAAACCATTAGAggaattaaaaagtttatttggGCATTAAAAATTCCAACAGAAGATTATGGAGGGAATATGCAATTAGcgaaaagagaaaatagaaattatcagcagcagcagcattaaCAAGGGATTTGATCAATGAACCATGTAAGTATCCTAACAGGAAGCTTCACAATATCCACTGCAAAATTGGCCAGAGCTGCACAGCATACACAACATGGGCACAAGCAACTCAATATTGTCCTACATtacatcaaaaaagaaaaaaaaaagtgtcaagCACACAACAAAATGATAGTTatttactataaaataaataaataaataaaaacatgatattatCATCTGGGTTTTCTTCAAATCAATCTTCTTAAGTCAAAACCGcccagtttttttattgaaaaaatcaacACTATACATTATACTTTTCTGGGCACCAAACAAGCACAAGGCAATGGACAGAGTCAAGATCaaactaaatcaagaaaaagagaaaaagaaatcaatgccATGATCAATTTTCTTGACGTAGAGCAAACTAGCATGGTTCATGAACAGGTATGGaatcaaattcttgaaattgtaatcaagaaaacaagaagagaaaatgaatgGACTCACCCAATGAGCCATATTACTGTACCAACAATGGACAAAACTAATGCAAGCAACGCAAAGGGAAGTCCTAACAAAAACCCTAATGGCTTGCAATCTCCCATTGTCTTTCTCTCTTGCTCTTGAGTTTCAATTACAGTAGAACAGGGAGTAGTTCTATGCGATATGTGTTACGATTTTGAAGTAACTATGAAGAGATTCCAAAACCTAATGAGAAGTGGAACCGGAATATAACTACCTTCCTGGGCGGTTTTTGTATATTGACTAAATCACCCTACGTGGAATTGTGATATTTTGCCTTGGTTATGGTTTAGGATTTGGTTTTCAGGTATGTAATGTGAAGGGTATTTTGGGCATTGTGTTTACGGAATCTtcattgttgtttctttttggtcACCACTCACTTTGCAAAGGCTTGGCAAGACTTGTCTATCATTTTCAAATTGAAACTTGAACAATATTCTCCTTTCAATCCATGAAAATGAATTATCATCCGACTAAGATAATAGgtgcaaatatatttataagaatcAATCAACTTCGTATAAAGCTCACGTTCCGATCGTGAGTTATATAACTGATCTATGAATCGACATATTAACTGAAatcattatctaaaaaaaaatgttatttaaaaaaaataacaattaaaaattaaatttgatcacatcaaatttcaaatcagcAAATCAGTAAATCATTGAATTGATTCATCAATCCTAAtagagttttataactatagatataaaaaagaaaatgtaaattcAATCCTACCAATTTCAGTTAAATTTGttgttataagaaaaaaaataaaaatttcaatttgcttttagCTAGATATAACATAAAGAATTAATCTTCATATTAGAAAGATGAATATTAAGATATCCTAGCTTTAAATtatccaaataaattaattaccttaacAATGTCATTATGCCCAAGACAcatattactatttattataataaagtaATTACTATTTTGCCCCTTTGTGAATTTATCTTTAGCCTTTGCTTCAGATGTGAGGTGGTTTTTTCACCGTgatataaatttcttttaagaatTGAGCGAAATTATTTTGGTAAATGTGTTTTGTAATGCACAGTAAAACTATTAATGTCaccctttaataaaataatctaatgtcTTCTACACAAAgatgattttgtattttcatattttatataacagTTGAATTACTACATTACCCTTACAATTCGAATTTTAACCCTATtcatttttttgctattttttttttatgtaagtttttttgttaatagttttttcaacgatctcatctttcaaaattaaattagatgatatttaaatttcttaattcaaCTCGAGTgcataatttaaaaagttacaagttttttagattagatTAGGTTTAGGAGGTTCACCTAGATTTACTTGGTTTCTTCGGCCTTTTTTTTATgccgatgttttttttttttaagtttgactcttttttctgggttttttttcaattaggttAGTAGTGAGTTATCTGATAATCTAAATAGGCTCGAATGtgggtttttttgttgttttttgtccgtttatttattattattttttccatgaatatttaaattgtcAATTTAACCAATTACttgaaacttgaattttttctagCCTATCACttcttttgctttaaatttgttttcggCCAATTGCAACCCACGAGCAACATGtctagtaaataaataaataaattagaaaggtTTATGCTGGGCTTAAGTTGTTGTTCTGGACTGAGTGAGGCTCGTGGTTTTAAGAGCACCTGGGCTTGATTATGTACTCGATTTGAGGTTCGTAAAGCCCGGAGCTAAGTGATGTTTGATGGTGGGCTTCTCTATTTCGCTAATGCCACGGGGCAGTAGGGGAAACATGATCTGACATGTCGTTTACTTCTCTAAACCGTTTTGAGTAAATTATTTCCATTATTTCAACCAAACTTTGTTGACTTTTGTAACAAGTTAAATCTAGTTAAATAAACCGTCtaggatttttcttaaataaaaaacaatattgtttttgaaaaaaaaataataataataattgggaTGAGTTGACTCGATAAACTATGcaatgattcaatttttttaaattcaaatctcGGACCAGGTTGCTTGGTCaataaatcattgtttttttaaaaaaaacatttttttatgggatatataacttatctaaatttttttaatttttaataaaaaaaggtttgaatttaaaactttaaaatgaaaattctaaCTTTTAATCCCTGGAACATccctttcataaataaaaacctgaaaaaaaatcatgaaagaagaaattattGGATGAGTACTTTTGAATTTAATGTGGTAgctttttaaagtgatttttaattgaaaaagtattaaaataatattttttttattttaaaaaaattatttttgacatcaacgcattaaaatgatcagaaaacataaaaaaaattaatttgaagtaaaaaaaaaaataaaactttttaaaagtaattttaaaacgtaaaaataagTAATACTTTCATCTTTCATCTTTACAGTGACGAGATGCACAATCATAATACAGCGAATCCCCCAGAATTTCTACTTGAATTAGTTAAGGGAGAGAATCATTGCATgaa is part of the Populus trichocarpa isolate Nisqually-1 chromosome 7, P.trichocarpa_v4.1, whole genome shotgun sequence genome and encodes:
- the LOC112325789 gene encoding uncharacterized protein LOC112325789 isoform X1, producing the protein MTSHSRAADDESFENKRGIFSSYFYRLAESFGFNSPNQNRKGTEFSNNRDGDGIVRSFEESVVVSAPGKDPAIKHTLSCSLEELYQGATKTVKITRQVADRRGLTREIEEILTIDTKPGWKKGTEITFEEKGNERPNVTPADVVFIVDEKPHSEFTRDGNDLIVTRRISVTEAFTGYTVHLTTLDGRNLTLPINDVIHPNYQKVVPNEGMPILGDPTKRGILKIKFDIRFPTRVNAEQKAGIRRLFGA
- the LOC112325789 gene encoding uncharacterized protein LOC112325789 isoform X2, with amino-acid sequence MTSHSRAADDESFENKRGIFSSYFYRLAESFGFNSPNQNRKGTEFSNNRDGDGIVRSFEESVVVSAPGKDPAIKHTLSCSLEELYQGATKTVKITRQVADRRGLTREIEEILTIDTKPGWKKGTEITFEEKGNERPNVTPADVVFIVDEKPHSEFTRDGNDLIVTRRISVTEAFTGYTVHLTTLDGRNLTLPINDVIHPNYQKVVPNEGMPILGDPTKRGILKIKFDIRFPTRVNAEQKAGIRRLFGP
- the LOC7459968 gene encoding uncharacterized protein LOC7459968, with protein sequence MGVDYYKILQVDKTAKDDDLKKAYRKLAMKWHPDKNPNNKKEAEAKFKQISEAYEVLSDPQKRAVYDQYGEEGLKGQVPPPGAGGAGPGGASFFSTGDGPTTFRFNPRNADDIFAEFFGSSGPFGGMGGGSGGMRGTRFPGGMFGDAIFSSFGEGGGGSMHQSVPRKAPPIEKRLLCSLEELYKGATKRMKISRDIVDASGKTIQVEEILTIDIKPGWKKGTKITFPEKGNEQPNSKPADLVFIIDEKPHPVFTRDGNDLIVTQKIPLAEALTGYTVHLTTLDGRNLTIPINTVIDPNYEEVVPREGMPIQKDPTKRGNLRIKFNIKFPTRFTAGQKAGIKKLLG
- the LOC7469567 gene encoding signaling peptide TAXIMIN 2, whose amino-acid sequence is MGDCKPLGFLLGLPFALLALVLSIVGTVIWLIGTILSCLCPCCVCCAALANFAVDIVKLPVRILTWFIDQIPC